The Cyclobacteriaceae bacterium genome includes a region encoding these proteins:
- a CDS encoding MmcQ/YjbR family DNA-binding protein — protein MNIESFREYCIRKKGVTEEFPFDSNTLVFKVMGKMFALTDVEKFEGINLKVEPEAGAELRDKYDSIQAAYHMNKKHWVTVLMGGSVPEKLLKELIDNSYALVVQKLTKSQKLTLNS, from the coding sequence GTGAACATCGAATCATTCAGGGAGTATTGCATTAGAAAGAAAGGAGTAACAGAAGAGTTTCCCTTTGACAGCAACACGCTGGTGTTTAAGGTGATGGGCAAGATGTTTGCGCTGACCGATGTTGAGAAGTTTGAAGGGATTAACTTGAAAGTAGAACCTGAAGCAGGGGCAGAGCTTAGAGATAAATACGATTCTATTCAGGCTGCCTATCACATGAATAAAAAGCACTGGGTTACTGTACTTATGGGCGGCTCTGTTCCTGAAAAGTTGCTCAAAGAGCTAATTGATAATTCATATGCTTTGGTAGTCCAAAAATTGACTAAAAGCCAAAAATTAACACTTAATAGCTAA
- the ispG gene encoding (E)-4-hydroxy-3-methylbut-2-enyl-diphosphate synthase, protein METPISQIRQYCNSLISYSRRKTREVNIGGIPMGGTNPIRIQSMTTIDTMDTKGSVEQTIRMVEAGCEYVRITAPSIKEAQNLAEIKKELRARGYNVPLIADIHFTPNAAELAARIVEKVRVNPGNYADKKKFEEIDYTDSGYEAELDRIREKFTPLVKICKEYGTAMRIGTNHGSLSDRIMSRYGDTPLGMVESALEFLRICEDLKYHEIVLSMKASNPQVMIQAYRLLVQKLDEEGFQPYPLHLGVTEAGDGEDGRIKSSVGIGTLLEDGLGDTIRVSLTEEPEAEVPVCIELADRYKERLPHDPIPEIKHYPINPFEYKRRLTTEVGNIGGHQVPRVVADFSMKEKITQASLYALGYHYSVPLDKWNITDVACDYIFLGDKSVDFEIPGTLGLIYIHTEWLKHKNQKRSYPFIKSVDYLEGVEVSDKVNFIYACLKDLSEPLIAKLKSDKTAVLLIDTYNKHGYAEQRRLFVELMEKECQVPVVIGRAYGGLTSEKLQLYSATDIGGLLMDGLGDGVFIAAENCGPDKIVNETAFNILQATRTRISKTEYISCPSCGRTLFDLQETTAKIRSRTNHLKGIKIAIMGCIVNGPGEMADADYGYVGSGPGRITLYRSRDVVRRNVPAAQAVDALIGLIQEDGNWIELTEKV, encoded by the coding sequence GTGGAAACACCCATCTCTCAAATACGTCAATATTGTAATAGTCTTATAAGCTACTCCCGGAGAAAAACGAGAGAAGTGAATATTGGAGGCATCCCAATGGGAGGTACTAATCCTATCCGTATCCAATCAATGACAACCATTGATACAATGGATACTAAAGGATCGGTGGAGCAAACAATACGGATGGTTGAAGCTGGATGTGAATATGTTCGTATTACTGCTCCTAGTATTAAGGAAGCTCAGAACCTTGCTGAAATCAAAAAGGAACTTCGGGCCAGAGGTTATAATGTTCCTTTGATTGCAGATATTCATTTTACTCCAAACGCAGCAGAGCTGGCGGCTCGAATTGTTGAAAAGGTTCGGGTTAATCCAGGAAATTATGCTGACAAGAAGAAGTTTGAGGAGATCGATTATACCGATTCTGGTTATGAAGCAGAACTGGATCGCATTCGGGAGAAATTCACCCCTCTTGTAAAGATCTGCAAGGAGTATGGGACGGCCATGAGGATAGGAACCAACCATGGTTCCCTTTCTGACAGAATTATGAGCCGCTATGGAGATACGCCTCTTGGAATGGTGGAATCGGCTCTTGAATTTCTGAGAATATGTGAAGACCTCAAGTATCATGAGATAGTGCTTTCCATGAAGGCTAGTAATCCTCAGGTCATGATCCAGGCGTATCGATTGCTGGTTCAGAAGCTTGACGAAGAAGGATTTCAACCATATCCGCTTCATTTGGGAGTTACCGAGGCTGGTGATGGTGAGGATGGAAGAATCAAATCATCTGTAGGAATTGGTACGCTTCTGGAGGACGGACTGGGAGATACCATTCGTGTTTCCCTTACGGAAGAACCTGAAGCTGAAGTTCCGGTATGCATTGAATTGGCAGATCGCTATAAAGAGAGACTTCCACATGACCCTATCCCGGAGATAAAGCATTATCCCATTAATCCATTTGAATATAAAAGAAGACTGACCACAGAGGTTGGAAATATTGGTGGACATCAGGTGCCAAGGGTGGTAGCAGATTTTTCCATGAAAGAGAAGATTACTCAGGCTTCCCTTTATGCATTGGGATATCATTATTCTGTTCCGTTGGACAAATGGAACATCACTGATGTAGCTTGTGATTATATTTTCCTGGGTGATAAGTCCGTTGATTTTGAAATTCCCGGAACGCTAGGATTGATTTATATCCATACTGAATGGTTAAAACATAAAAATCAGAAGAGAAGCTATCCCTTTATTAAATCAGTCGATTATCTGGAGGGAGTTGAAGTATCAGATAAGGTCAATTTTATTTATGCATGCCTTAAAGATTTGTCAGAACCATTGATCGCTAAATTGAAATCCGATAAGACGGCTGTTCTCCTGATCGATACCTACAATAAGCATGGTTATGCAGAACAGCGAAGACTGTTTGTCGAACTCATGGAAAAAGAGTGCCAGGTTCCGGTAGTAATTGGCAGGGCATATGGTGGCCTGACTTCAGAAAAGCTTCAGCTTTATTCAGCAACTGATATCGGGGGATTACTCATGGATGGCCTTGGTGACGGTGTATTTATCGCCGCTGAGAATTGTGGTCCAGATAAAATAGTCAATGAAACCGCCTTTAATATACTTCAGGCAACACGTACCAGAATATCCAAGACGGAATACATTTCGTGCCCTTCATGCGGTCGGACTTTATTTGATTTACAGGAGACAACGGCAAAGATCAGGTCGAGGACGAATCATCTGAAAGGGATTAAGATCGCTATTATGGGTTGTATTGTGAATGGTCCGGGAGAAATGGCTGATGCAGATTATGGATACGTCGGTTCCGGGCCTGGAAGAATTACTTTGTATCGAAGTAGAGATGTGGTGAGAAGAAATGTTCCGGCAGCACAGGCCGTAGATGCATTGATTGGATTGATACAGGAGGACGGAAATTGGATTGAGTTAACAGAGAAAGTGTAG
- a CDS encoding SDR family oxidoreductase — MRKVMVITGGTKGIGKAIIEKFASQKFDIVTCSRNSMELTALQSYLENTYSIKAHTFKADMSVKSEVKGFTSFVLGLGLPVDVLINNAGFFLPGSVIDEKEGALESMINANVYSAYYTTRELVPAMKSRKSGHIFTICSIASIKAYPNGGSYAISKFALLGFTKVLREELKESGIRVTAVLPGATRTSSWDGVNLPDERFIKPEDVAEAVYGAWSLSERTVVEEILIRPQLGDI, encoded by the coding sequence ATGAGGAAAGTGATGGTCATCACCGGTGGAACGAAGGGTATCGGCAAGGCTATCATCGAGAAATTTGCCTCTCAGAAATTTGATATTGTTACCTGTTCCAGAAATTCCATGGAGCTGACTGCCCTTCAATCGTATCTCGAAAATACCTACTCAATTAAGGCTCATACTTTCAAAGCCGACATGTCCGTAAAAAGCGAAGTGAAGGGATTCACCTCCTTTGTTTTGGGATTGGGGTTGCCAGTGGATGTGCTGATTAATAATGCAGGGTTTTTCCTTCCGGGTTCTGTGATCGATGAAAAGGAAGGTGCTCTTGAAAGTATGATAAATGCCAATGTGTACAGCGCTTATTATACAACGCGGGAACTCGTACCAGCCATGAAGAGCAGGAAGAGTGGTCATATTTTTACCATATGCTCTATTGCCAGCATCAAAGCCTACCCAAACGGAGGTTCTTATGCCATTTCTAAATTTGCATTGCTTGGATTTACAAAGGTCCTTCGGGAGGAGTTGAAGGAATCAGGAATCCGTGTAACGGCGGTTTTGCCAGGTGCTACAAGGACATCCAGTTGGGATGGGGTTAACTTGCCAGACGAGCGATTTATCAAGCCAGAAGACGTTGCAGAGGCCGTATACGGAGCGTGGTCCCTTTCAGAAAGGACTGTTGTTGAGGAGATCCTGATCCGTCCTCAATTGGGAGATATTTAG
- a CDS encoding ABC transporter permease: MKGFGQYMIFLGTLVVRRESFKTYYRLIIEESVQIGVKSISLVALVAFFIGAVTTVQTAYNMISPLIPKYIIAQVVREMTVLELAPTIMAVIYAGKVGSSMAGGLGTMRITEQIDALEVMGINSASYLVLPKIVASLLMYPALVIVAGACALFGGYIVGSVTDIISPTDFVYGLRFYFDSYAITFALIKAFVFAFLISSISSFKGYYTQGGALEVGVATTAAVTSSIIAVLLADYLLAQLLYVR; this comes from the coding sequence ATGAAGGGATTTGGTCAGTACATGATTTTTTTGGGAACACTGGTTGTTCGGCGGGAATCATTTAAAACGTATTACAGGCTTATCATTGAAGAATCCGTCCAGATCGGCGTAAAATCAATTTCCCTGGTGGCATTGGTAGCATTTTTCATAGGTGCTGTGACTACGGTGCAGACTGCCTACAATATGATAAGTCCACTGATTCCGAAGTACATTATCGCTCAGGTAGTAAGAGAAATGACGGTGCTTGAGCTGGCCCCCACTATTATGGCGGTGATCTATGCCGGTAAAGTTGGCTCAAGCATGGCTGGGGGTCTTGGTACAATGAGAATTACAGAACAGATAGACGCATTGGAAGTTATGGGGATCAACTCTGCCTCCTATCTGGTCCTTCCAAAAATTGTTGCTTCGTTGCTGATGTATCCTGCGCTGGTGATCGTGGCAGGTGCCTGTGCATTATTCGGGGGCTATATAGTAGGATCAGTTACGGATATAATAAGTCCAACTGATTTTGTGTATGGACTACGATTCTATTTCGATTCGTATGCCATAACTTTTGCTCTTATCAAAGCCTTCGTATTTGCGTTCCTGATCTCATCAATATCATCTTTTAAAGGCTACTATACTCAAGGAGGAGCGCTGGAGGTTGGAGTTGCTACGACGGCGGCTGTGACTTCAAGCATCATTGCAGTTCTATTGGCTGACTATTTACTGGCTCAATTACTTTACGTTCGGTAA
- a CDS encoding ATP-binding cassette domain-containing protein — protein sequence MIKIKDISKSFAGKNVLSGISGEFDKGKTNLIIGSSGTGKSVLLKCIVGLVNPDQGNVFYDLRNFTEAEKDMKAEIRREIGMLFQGGALFDSKNVEKNVMFPLDILTKMEHAEKLDRVNFCLKRVGLENVNKKMPSEISGGMKKRVGIARAIVNNPNYLFCDEPNSGLDPQTSIVIDDLIREITHEFNITTVVVTHDMNSVMGIGEKIMFLYKGQKLWEGSSQEIMHSGVKELDNFVFSNKVMQGLKERL from the coding sequence ATGATAAAGATCAAAGACATTTCGAAATCTTTTGCCGGGAAAAACGTCCTCAGCGGTATTTCCGGTGAGTTTGATAAGGGGAAGACCAATCTTATCATCGGCTCCAGCGGAACGGGAAAAAGCGTACTCTTAAAATGCATTGTAGGACTGGTTAATCCAGATCAAGGCAATGTGTTTTATGATCTCAGAAATTTTACGGAGGCTGAGAAAGATATGAAAGCCGAGATCCGTCGCGAGATTGGAATGCTTTTCCAGGGCGGCGCCCTCTTCGATTCAAAGAATGTTGAGAAGAACGTTATGTTCCCATTGGACATTTTAACCAAAATGGAACATGCAGAAAAGCTTGACAGAGTAAATTTCTGCTTGAAACGTGTAGGATTGGAGAACGTCAATAAAAAAATGCCATCAGAGATTTCAGGAGGTATGAAAAAGAGGGTGGGAATAGCGCGCGCGATTGTTAACAATCCTAACTATCTTTTTTGCGATGAACCTAATTCGGGCCTGGATCCTCAAACTTCCATTGTGATTGATGACCTCATTCGCGAAATCACTCACGAGTTCAATATTACCACAGTGGTTGTAACCCATGATATGAATTCTGTGATGGGTATTGGAGAAAAGATCATGTTTCTTTATAAAGGCCAGAAGCTATGGGAAGGCTCCAGTCAGGAGATCATGCATTCTGGCGTGAAAGAGCTAGATAATTTCGTATTCTCAAATAAGGTTATGCAAGGATTGAAAGAAAGGCTTTAG